In Carnobacterium sp. CP1, the following are encoded in one genomic region:
- a CDS encoding 6-phospho-beta-glucosidase: MGLRKDFLWGGATAANQCEGGYNKGGRGLANVDVVPIGEDRFPIIAGKQKMFDFDDEHFYPAKEAIDMYDHYKEDIALFGEMGFKTYRLSIAWSRIFPMGDEAEPNEEGLQFYEDLFKECHKYGIEPLVTITHFDCPMHLIEKYGAWRSREMIGFYENLCNVIFRRYKGLVKYWLTFNEINMILHAPFMGAGLYFEEGENEEQAKYQAAHHELVASAIATRIAHEVDPENQVGCMLAAGHYYPYSCKPEDVFKAQEADRENYFFIDVQSRGEYPAYALKKLEREGVTIQMEDGDLELLKENTVDFISFSYYSSRVVSTDPKVNETTSGNIFASVKNPYLEVSEWGWQIDPLGLRTTMNSLYDRYQKPLFIVENGLGAIDEPDENGYVADDYRIDYLAAHLQAMKDAVELDGVDLMGYTSWGCIDLVSAGTGEMKKRYGFIYVDRDNEGNGTLARSKKKSFDWYKKVIASNGEDLSV, from the coding sequence ATGGGACTTAGGAAAGATTTTTTGTGGGGCGGCGCTACAGCAGCCAATCAATGCGAAGGTGGCTATAATAAAGGCGGACGCGGTCTAGCGAACGTAGATGTCGTTCCGATTGGAGAAGATCGTTTTCCGATTATTGCTGGGAAACAAAAAATGTTTGATTTTGACGATGAGCATTTTTATCCAGCAAAAGAAGCCATTGATATGTACGATCACTACAAAGAAGATATTGCTTTATTTGGAGAAATGGGGTTCAAAACCTATCGTTTATCTATTGCTTGGAGCCGCATTTTTCCAATGGGAGACGAAGCAGAACCAAACGAAGAAGGCTTGCAATTCTATGAAGACTTATTCAAAGAATGCCATAAATACGGTATTGAACCCTTAGTGACCATTACGCATTTTGATTGTCCAATGCATTTGATCGAGAAATATGGAGCATGGCGCAGCCGCGAAATGATCGGTTTTTATGAAAATCTTTGTAACGTTATTTTCCGTCGTTACAAAGGGCTGGTAAAATACTGGTTAACGTTTAACGAAATCAATATGATTCTTCATGCTCCATTTATGGGAGCGGGATTATATTTTGAAGAAGGCGAAAATGAAGAACAAGCAAAATACCAAGCTGCTCATCATGAATTAGTAGCGAGTGCCATTGCTACACGTATCGCTCATGAAGTAGACCCAGAAAACCAAGTGGGCTGTATGCTAGCTGCAGGGCATTATTACCCTTATTCATGTAAACCAGAAGATGTCTTCAAAGCGCAAGAAGCCGACCGTGAGAACTACTTCTTTATTGATGTTCAATCACGTGGAGAATACCCTGCCTATGCTTTGAAAAAACTAGAACGTGAAGGCGTCACGATTCAAATGGAAGATGGAGATTTAGAGTTGTTGAAAGAAAACACAGTAGACTTTATCTCTTTCTCTTACTATTCTTCACGTGTTGTTTCGACTGATCCAAAAGTAAATGAAACAACATCTGGCAATATATTTGCTTCTGTAAAAAACCCTTATTTAGAAGTCAGTGAGTGGGGCTGGCAAATAGACCCATTAGGACTAAGAACGACGATGAATTCATTGTATGATCGGTATCAAAAACCTCTTTTCATCGTTGAAAACGGCTTAGGGGCTATAGACGAACCAGATGAAAATGGATACGTAGCTGACGATTACCGTATTGACTACTTAGCAGCGCACTTGCAGGCTATGAAAGATGCCGTTGAACTAGACGGAGTAGATTTGATGGGATATACAAGCTGGGGCTGTATTGACTTAGTCAGTGCCGGTACGGGTGAAATGAAAAAACGTTACGGTTTTATCTATGTTGACCGCGACAATGAAGGCAACGGGACTTTAGCTCGTTCTAAGAAAAAATCATTTGACTGGTACAAAAAAGTGATCGCAAGCAACGGAGAAGACTTATCTGTTTAA
- a CDS encoding helix-turn-helix domain-containing protein, translating to MVNLIQLVHPSFSEEIMPTMDTFLKVTEQLQKQKPNCCYFFNTSFGLEYSAIGLWEEEKFQGSIFVGPFLSNAPNLDFINRVISSNQLPLHSRKTLQDFYDSLIVVHPHELNHLNVLLTNLFSHPYVAPQLRSSDSLPSFSTKHEVLSKQEPTQQTIEARYKFENELMSVVAKGDGLLAIKIMDEHLELIDFSYRASDNPIRAYKNLLFSLNTLNRKAAEKGGVHPIYLHSISEKFAIMIERTKDLPTLYEIRRALLMEYSESVRTYSNPEYSDIVKRAIHYILLHIDYPLTLEEIAKKIYVNPAHLSRKFKSETHMTLTQYIHYKKIEEAKPYLEKGSLSITEIALLVGFNDSNYFGKVFKKVTGMTPSLFIANTNK from the coding sequence TTGGTAAACTTAATTCAGTTGGTTCATCCATCTTTTTCTGAAGAAATAATGCCTACTATGGATACTTTTTTGAAGGTAACAGAACAATTACAGAAACAAAAACCGAATTGCTGCTATTTTTTTAATACCAGTTTTGGATTAGAATATAGTGCGATTGGTTTGTGGGAAGAAGAAAAATTTCAAGGTTCTATTTTTGTTGGCCCTTTTCTTTCTAATGCGCCTAACCTTGACTTTATTAACCGTGTAATTTCTTCCAATCAATTACCCCTTCATAGTCGTAAAACACTGCAAGATTTTTACGATTCTTTAATTGTCGTTCATCCCCATGAGTTGAATCATTTGAATGTCCTTTTGACAAATTTGTTTTCACATCCTTATGTGGCGCCGCAATTACGATCATCTGATTCTCTTCCATCTTTCTCTACAAAACATGAAGTCCTCAGTAAACAAGAACCTACACAACAGACTATCGAAGCTCGCTATAAATTTGAAAACGAACTCATGTCAGTGGTTGCTAAAGGCGATGGGCTTCTCGCCATCAAAATTATGGATGAGCACCTAGAATTGATCGACTTCTCGTATCGGGCCAGCGATAATCCTATTCGAGCATATAAAAACCTTTTGTTCTCATTAAACACGTTGAATCGAAAAGCTGCTGAAAAAGGCGGAGTCCACCCTATCTATCTGCACAGCATTTCTGAAAAATTTGCCATCATGATTGAACGCACCAAGGATCTGCCAACGTTATATGAAATTAGAAGAGCGCTCTTAATGGAATACAGCGAAAGTGTACGTACGTATTCAAATCCAGAGTACAGTGATATTGTCAAAAGAGCGATTCATTATATTTTGCTGCACATCGATTATCCATTAACGTTGGAAGAAATCGCGAAAAAAATTTATGTCAATCCAGCTCATTTGTCCCGTAAGTTTAAAAGCGAAACACACATGACGCTAACACAATATATTCATTACAAAAAAATAGAAGAAGCAAAACCTTATTTAGAAAAAGGAAGTCTATCCATTACTGAAATTGCTTTACTCGTTGGTTTTAATGATTCCAATTATTTTGGGAAAGTGTTTAAAAAAGTGACGGGTATGACTCCTTCTCTTTTCATAGCCAATACAAATAAGTAG
- the chvE gene encoding multiple monosaccharide ABC transporter substrate-binding protein, which produces MTKKNIKKFILSFVGLISFVLLAACGNSEADDSTAYIGISMPTQSAERWIDDGNNMVSKLEELGYKTDLQYAEDVVDNQVSQIENMITKGVDIIVIASVDGSALTDVLQKAKNEGIEVIAYDRLLMNSENVDYYATFDNFGVGVLGASYIENALGLKDGEGPFNIELFGGSPDDNNAVINFDGVMSVFKPYFDSGQLVVPSKQTKFNQIATLRWDGATAQSRMDNLLSANYTDETIDAVLSPYDPISLGVISSLKGVGYGSDSKPLPVITGQDANLPAIKSIVAGEQTQTIFKDTRELASVTIDMIEAIVNDKEVEVNDTETYDNGVKVVPTFTVEPVSVDEDNYKEVLIDSDYYTEEEINN; this is translated from the coding sequence ATGACTAAAAAAAATATAAAAAAATTTATTTTGTCTTTTGTAGGACTAATCTCGTTTGTATTACTAGCAGCATGCGGCAATTCAGAAGCAGATGATTCAACAGCTTATATAGGTATTTCTATGCCGACGCAATCAGCAGAACGCTGGATTGATGATGGAAACAATATGGTTTCTAAATTAGAAGAGTTGGGTTACAAAACAGACTTACAATATGCTGAGGACGTTGTAGATAATCAAGTTTCTCAAATTGAGAACATGATTACAAAAGGTGTGGATATTATTGTAATCGCTTCCGTTGACGGATCAGCTTTAACGGATGTATTACAAAAGGCAAAAAATGAAGGAATTGAAGTTATTGCCTATGATAGATTACTAATGAACAGTGAAAATGTAGATTACTATGCAACTTTTGATAATTTTGGAGTTGGTGTTTTAGGTGCATCTTATATTGAAAACGCTTTAGGTTTGAAGGATGGGGAAGGACCTTTTAATATAGAATTATTTGGTGGTTCACCTGATGACAACAATGCCGTCATTAACTTTGATGGGGTTATGTCTGTGTTTAAACCTTATTTTGATAGTGGACAATTAGTTGTTCCTAGTAAACAAACCAAGTTTAACCAAATCGCTACATTGCGTTGGGATGGGGCAACTGCGCAATCTCGCATGGATAATCTTTTAAGTGCTAATTATACTGACGAAACGATAGATGCTGTTTTATCTCCATATGATCCAATTAGTTTAGGTGTTATCTCTTCATTAAAAGGTGTAGGTTACGGTTCGGACAGCAAACCATTGCCAGTTATTACAGGACAAGATGCTAACTTGCCAGCAATCAAATCTATTGTTGCCGGTGAACAAACACAAACTATCTTTAAAGATACTAGAGAATTAGCATCTGTAACGATTGATATGATCGAAGCAATCGTAAATGATAAAGAAGTAGAAGTTAATGATACAGAAACATATGATAATGGCGTAAAAGTCGTTCCTACTTTTACAGTAGAGCCAGTTTCAGTAGATGAAGACAATTACAAAGAGGTCTTGATTGACAGTGATTACTACACAGAAGAAGAAATCAATAATTAA
- a CDS encoding PfkB family carbohydrate kinase yields the protein MKKDVVLIGEAMGLFSAYESGKLDDAYYFSKKVAGAEVNVGIGLSRLGIDAELITRLGDDYFGRYILKFLELEGIGTEFISLDEDSNTGFMLKSKMDEGDPETAYYRKGSAFSKLFIEDVIGLVDFKNVNDTVGAGDGFAVGIISGYLDGLTLEQSTVRANAIGAIQVQNLGDNERLPDRETLLDFIEQGNSLIQD from the coding sequence ATGAAGAAAGATGTTGTTTTAATCGGTGAAGCGATGGGTTTATTTAGTGCATATGAGTCTGGAAAATTAGACGATGCATATTATTTCTCCAAAAAAGTTGCTGGAGCAGAAGTAAACGTAGGAATCGGCTTATCTCGCTTAGGGATAGATGCAGAACTCATTACCCGCCTAGGGGACGATTACTTTGGACGTTACATTTTAAAGTTCTTAGAGTTAGAGGGAATTGGGACCGAATTCATTTCTCTGGATGAGGATAGCAATACGGGTTTCATGTTGAAAAGCAAGATGGATGAAGGAGATCCTGAAACAGCGTATTATCGAAAAGGCAGTGCCTTTTCCAAGCTGTTTATTGAAGATGTAATCGGTCTGGTTGATTTTAAAAATGTAAATGATACTGTAGGAGCAGGTGACGGATTTGCGGTAGGAATCATTAGCGGTTATTTAGATGGGTTAACTTTAGAACAATCCACTGTTCGTGCAAACGCTATCGGAGCGATCCAAGTACAAAACCTTGGGGATAATGAAAGGCTGCCAGATAGAGAGACGTTATTGGATTTTATTGAACAAGGGAACAGTTTGATTCAAGATTAA
- a CDS encoding RING finger protein, with amino-acid sequence MGKIKTQFQKFMIGRYGVDKLSSFLLYGGLAFIILFNLLNWPIGGLLGWAAIIISYYRIFSRNRTKRYQENLKYLTFTRRLKGEWNKKRNKFYQRKAYKFYSCPNCHEKLRVPRNKGKINITCPHCKEQFIKKT; translated from the coding sequence ATGGGAAAAATCAAAACTCAATTCCAGAAATTTATGATTGGCAGATACGGCGTGGATAAACTCTCCAGCTTCTTGCTTTACGGTGGTCTTGCTTTCATTATCTTGTTTAATTTACTGAATTGGCCGATTGGCGGCTTACTAGGGTGGGCAGCCATCATCATTAGTTATTATCGAATATTTTCGCGCAATCGGACAAAACGGTATCAAGAAAACCTGAAATATCTAACATTTACTCGCCGGCTTAAGGGAGAATGGAACAAAAAACGGAACAAATTTTACCAACGCAAAGCATATAAGTTCTACTCTTGCCCCAACTGCCATGAAAAATTGCGTGTTCCGCGAAATAAAGGAAAAATCAACATTACCTGTCCTCACTGCAAGGAGCAATTCATCAAAAAAACTTAA
- a CDS encoding YkvA family protein, with translation MKMVQKQKKTPMTQIKSLLLSLFSTKVSGKKKLMVGAIVLYIISPIDFIPDFIPVAGYADDVILPILLIIANKLLSDNSGLETNKPIKEAEKVQ, from the coding sequence ATGAAAATGGTACAAAAACAAAAGAAGACACCTATGACACAAATAAAATCACTTTTACTATCCCTTTTTAGTACAAAAGTAAGTGGGAAAAAGAAATTGATGGTAGGGGCAATCGTTCTTTATATTATCAGCCCTATCGATTTTATTCCGGATTTTATTCCTGTAGCAGGCTATGCTGACGATGTGATACTACCGATTTTACTGATTATTGCCAATAAATTATTGTCGGATAATAGCGGATTAGAAACCAATAAACCAATAAAAGAAGCTGAAAAGGTTCAATAA